The sequence below is a genomic window from Clostridium putrefaciens.
GTTTGTTTTTTAGGTTAACATCGCTAGATGAAGTCTTTAAGTCTTTTTCCGTTAATAAGTCCTTGGAGGGATACGCATATGCTTTTCTAGTTTGTAAATTAAGTCCGGCAGAGATTTGGATAACTAATGCTGCTGAAACAAGAGCTGAAAGCAATCTTTTTTTCATAAATCAGCACTCCTTCTTTTTTATTTTCTTATTGTTGATAACTCGTCGGAATATTCTCACTACTCCTCATTTAACAATATCATGTTAAATTATGTTAGTCAAGCATTTATATCCATACTTTTCTATTTATTTTTTGATACTACTCAATATAGTATGATAATATTGTTTTATTAAGTAATAAACAGAGTTTGTTCCGTTAAGATTATGTATTATACCTTTATATTTATTTATATAATATATTTTCAAAATCAATAATTAAAATAGTTAAAATAAAAGGTGCCAGCAACGTCTTTTATTTTTTTGACTTTGCTGGCACTATACTTAAATTATTCTACAATTTTGAACCAACCTTGTGTATTCATAATCGTATTCCAAAGTGGTTCTGGTATTTTTAATAATTCTCTATCACTTTTCTTTAAGTTAGTACGTATTTCTGAGCTCTTACCCATTTCAACTTTCGTCATCCAATCTGGTTCCATAATTATTTCTCTACCAAGAGATAAGAATTCCACCCCTGTGTCTAGTGCCTTTATTGCATCATCTGCTGTATATATGGATCCAACTCCTATAAGAGGTAGCCTACCATGAATCTGATTTAATATTTTAGTTATGATAGGTTCTACATTTGATTTATCTCTCATAGACCCTTGCCAAAAATCTGATAGCGAAGCATGTAAGTAACTTAACCCTTTGATCTTGCCTTATAATAATCTAATTCTGCTATGGAGGTATTACTATCACCTTCCTATATATATTTAAATACTTACTTGCTTATAAAACTTTGAAGAAATACTTTTATAAGCTTTTCTGTTTCCTCTTGCAATGAGTAATTCCCCTCATAAAAACACCAGTCAAAAACCATGCCTCTGCCTATACGCATGCAATCCCATGATAACTTAGTAGCATCTGTTGTAGATAAAAACTCACCAGAAGCCACCCCTTTTTCAATTGCCTTTCTAATGGCATCATAAGGATATCGAGTTGATTCTATTGAGTACTTTGAAGGTGAAGTAATACTATGCTTAAATATATCTGCCATAAACTTATATCCAAGATCCTCAAATGACTCCATTGCTATTTGAAAGATTTTAAGGATTTTATCATAACTGTTGTCATATTGAAGTGACTCTACACGCTCCTCAACCAATAAATCTATTTTCATATAAGCATTCTCAATTATATTTTCTTTTGACTGAAAGTAATGATAAAAGGCTCCTGTTGAAATATTAGCCCCTTCACAAATATCTGAAATTTTAACAGCATCAAATCCATGAATTTTAATTAATTCCATAGCTTTTTCAGTAATTTTTAATTTTGTAACCATAGCTTGCTTTTGTCTACTTGTTAATTGTTTCATTTGTCAATTAGTCCCCTTTCAACTTTATTATATCATCATATTTTTATTAAATAAAAGTAATAACCTTAAACTTTATGTTTTAAACCTCAAACGTTCTTTTGTCCATCATTTAACCATATATGTTTATAATACAGAATATTTGATTTAGTTTGTTAAATCATTGACAATCCAGTTATAAAGTGATATTCTTTAATTAGAACGTGATTCGGTGAAATCAGTTCTGTGTAAATATCTAATAATTTTGCATTAGCAAAATTACATATTAAAAGGGGGTACAATAAATGCATTATAATGTAATTATTATCGGTGCTGGTAACGGTGGCCTGTCTTCCGCTACAAAACTTTCACTAAAGGGAAAGAAAGTTCTTGTTTTAGAAAAACATAACGTCCCTGGTGGGTGTGGAACAAGTTTTAGACGTGGTCGTTTTGAATTCGAGGTGGCGTTACACCAACTAAGTTCAATGGGTAGCAAAGAAAATCCTGGCCCACTACGCAAGCTTTTCACTGAATACGGTATTGAAGATAAAATAGATT
It includes:
- a CDS encoding TetR/AcrR family transcriptional regulator, yielding MKQLTSRQKQAMVTKLKITEKAMELIKIHGFDAVKISDICEGANISTGAFYHYFQSKENIIENAYMKIDLLVEERVESLQYDNSYDKILKIFQIAMESFEDLGYKFMADIFKHSITSPSKYSIESTRYPYDAIRKAIEKGVASGEFLSTTDATKLSWDCMRIGRGMVFDWCFYEGNYSLQEETEKLIKVFLQSFISK